A region from the Rufibacter sp. DG15C genome encodes:
- a CDS encoding glycosyltransferase family 4 protein produces MEKLRVLMLGWEDQPVLNGGVGKACFHLAESLSKEVDLTLIVPQAEGQALSQRTNVVGLNDLDLATITQAPVSRTYERFAKTYRVPANLFPYENEEEYYLKEALAKEQAEKEGGLQEEIIDQEPITPKPQPEITIATGPKGTLNFEVIQFARFAARLASHKEIDIVYAHDWMTFLAGTEIKTQRKVPLVLHVHSLTFDRQVAQPWGWVYELEAKAMHQADLILAVSERTANMIATRYGVSKNKIKVIYNGCSENNFEPTVDPQARQVIFLGRLVPQKGPLQFLRVAKCINRKDPSVKFVIAGHGPLWDEAQQLTKKLELEEVVTFTGFLPQEEAKALLHDSSVFCLPAVSEPFGLAAVEATQAGIPVVITRQTGAGEVLPNAYLSDAHDTEGLADHILQLLNDNTLRTKAVLANQEALKPYTWESTSSKVFQALFEVSHSAS; encoded by the coding sequence ATGGAAAAACTGCGCGTATTGATGTTGGGTTGGGAAGACCAGCCTGTCTTGAATGGAGGAGTGGGCAAAGCCTGCTTTCACCTAGCCGAATCACTTTCTAAAGAGGTTGACTTAACCTTAATTGTGCCGCAGGCCGAAGGTCAGGCCCTGTCCCAGAGAACCAACGTGGTGGGCCTGAATGATTTGGACCTGGCCACCATTACGCAAGCGCCGGTTAGTAGAACCTATGAGCGCTTTGCTAAAACCTATAGAGTGCCCGCCAACCTGTTCCCTTATGAGAACGAAGAGGAATATTATTTAAAGGAAGCTCTAGCCAAGGAACAGGCTGAAAAGGAAGGTGGTCTCCAAGAAGAAATTATAGACCAAGAGCCAATAACACCTAAGCCCCAGCCTGAAATTACCATTGCCACCGGCCCAAAGGGTACCTTGAACTTTGAAGTGATCCAGTTTGCCCGGTTTGCCGCCCGGTTGGCCTCTCATAAAGAGATTGACATAGTATACGCCCATGACTGGATGACCTTTCTGGCCGGTACTGAGATTAAAACTCAACGCAAGGTGCCTCTGGTGCTGCATGTGCACAGCCTCACCTTTGATAGACAGGTGGCGCAGCCTTGGGGATGGGTCTATGAATTAGAGGCCAAAGCCATGCACCAGGCAGATCTCATTCTGGCCGTAAGTGAACGCACTGCTAATATGATTGCCACACGCTATGGCGTAAGCAAAAACAAAATCAAGGTCATCTACAACGGCTGCTCTGAGAATAATTTTGAACCAACGGTAGATCCTCAAGCCAGACAAGTAATATTCCTGGGCAGGCTAGTGCCGCAGAAAGGGCCGTTGCAGTTTTTACGAGTAGCCAAGTGCATTAACAGAAAAGACCCCAGCGTAAAATTTGTGATAGCCGGCCATGGTCCTTTATGGGACGAAGCCCAGCAACTTACCAAGAAACTTGAGTTGGAAGAGGTAGTGACCTTTACCGGTTTCTTGCCGCAGGAGGAGGCCAAGGCCCTTTTGCATGATTCCAGCGTTTTCTGCCTGCCAGCCGTATCAGAGCCTTTTGGACTGGCAGCGGTAGAAGCTACGCAGGCGGGCATACCCGTGGTGATTACGCGGCAGACCGGGGCAGGTGAGGTATTACCAAATGCTTACTTGTCAGATGCCCATGATACCGAAGGCCTGGCTGACCACATTCTGCAACTGTTGAATGACAACACGCTGCGCACCAAAGCCGTGCTGGCCAACCAAGAAGCCTTGAAGCCTTACACCTGGGAGTCAACGTCCAGCAAAGTCTTCCAGGCTCTGTTTGAAGTATCCCATTCGGCTTCCTGA
- a CDS encoding alpha-amylase family glycosyl hydrolase has product MVTSSKVLALVQSDVYLEPYLPHLLKRQQRFKDEVQKIEQENVSLLEYAAWHEYLGVHQAPDKSGWWYREWAPAAQSLAFIGDFNGWDRSVHPLSKIKEGIWEVFVPADAYPIEHGQRCKVHVVDQQGKGQDRIPAYIRRVVQDPQTYDFAGQIWCPQAEFTWSDNSFQVDTQTAPLIYECHVGMATEEHKVGTYREFADLVLPRIAETGYNCLQLMALAEHPYYGSFGYHVSNFFAPSSRFGTPEDLKYLINEAHKRGISVIMDLIHAHAVKNEAEGLANFDGSGGQYFHTGPRGHHPGWDSKLFNYGTPEVRRFLLSNLRYWLEEFHIDGFRFDGVTSMLYHHHGEGVAFDHYDKYFDAGVDLDAILYLQLATQLSHSIQPASILIAEDMSGMPGLCRTHEEGGVGFDYRLAMGIPDYWIKILKHKRDEDWNLHEIWHELTNRRLQEKTVAYAESHDQSLVGDKTLAFWLMDKDMYFHMHVQDKNAVIDRGMALHKMIRLITLALGGEAYLTFIGNEFGHPEWVDFPREGNNWSYQYARRQWSLVDNEELKYRQLWKFEKDMLSLAKKTQLLTQGAANMLHLDTTNNVLIFERAGLLFLFNFHTKNSIPDYILPVYQAGSYQIVLSSDAPQTGGHDRVDTTISYFTKPTKYGPRLSIYLPNRTALVLKQVD; this is encoded by the coding sequence ATGGTAACCTCTTCTAAAGTCCTGGCTCTTGTGCAATCTGACGTCTATCTGGAGCCATACCTACCTCATCTCCTCAAAAGACAGCAACGGTTTAAAGACGAAGTCCAGAAAATAGAGCAGGAAAACGTCAGCCTTCTGGAATACGCTGCTTGGCATGAGTACCTGGGCGTGCACCAAGCCCCTGACAAATCAGGCTGGTGGTACAGAGAGTGGGCCCCGGCCGCACAATCCTTGGCCTTCATCGGAGATTTTAACGGTTGGGACCGGTCTGTACACCCGCTTTCCAAAATCAAGGAGGGCATCTGGGAGGTGTTTGTGCCGGCAGACGCCTACCCCATTGAACATGGGCAGCGGTGCAAGGTGCACGTGGTAGACCAGCAGGGCAAGGGTCAGGACAGAATACCTGCCTACATCCGGCGGGTGGTGCAAGATCCACAGACCTATGACTTTGCAGGTCAGATCTGGTGCCCCCAAGCAGAATTTACTTGGTCAGACAACAGCTTCCAGGTAGACACTCAGACGGCGCCTCTCATCTATGAATGCCACGTAGGCATGGCCACCGAAGAACACAAGGTGGGCACCTATCGGGAGTTCGCCGATTTAGTCCTGCCACGGATTGCGGAGACCGGCTACAACTGTCTGCAGCTGATGGCCTTGGCGGAGCACCCCTACTACGGTTCGTTTGGCTACCACGTGTCTAACTTCTTTGCGCCTTCCTCCAGGTTTGGGACACCAGAGGACTTGAAATACCTCATCAACGAAGCACATAAAAGAGGTATCTCCGTCATCATGGATTTGATTCATGCGCATGCCGTTAAGAATGAGGCTGAGGGGCTGGCAAACTTTGACGGTTCCGGCGGGCAGTACTTCCACACCGGGCCGCGCGGCCACCACCCCGGCTGGGACTCCAAACTCTTCAACTACGGCACCCCAGAGGTACGGCGTTTTTTGCTTTCTAACCTGCGTTATTGGCTGGAGGAGTTTCACATAGACGGTTTTAGGTTTGACGGGGTCACCTCCATGCTCTACCACCACCACGGCGAGGGCGTCGCTTTTGACCATTATGACAAGTACTTTGACGCAGGCGTGGACTTGGACGCCATTCTCTACCTGCAATTAGCCACCCAGCTTTCGCATTCCATCCAGCCTGCATCCATTTTGATTGCTGAGGACATGAGCGGGATGCCGGGCCTCTGCCGGACGCATGAAGAGGGCGGCGTTGGGTTTGACTACCGGCTGGCCATGGGCATTCCGGATTACTGGATAAAAATTCTTAAGCACAAGCGCGACGAAGACTGGAACCTGCACGAAATCTGGCACGAGCTTACTAACCGCCGCTTGCAAGAGAAAACCGTGGCCTACGCCGAGTCCCATGATCAATCCTTGGTAGGCGATAAAACGCTGGCGTTCTGGCTCATGGACAAGGACATGTATTTTCATATGCACGTGCAGGACAAGAACGCCGTCATTGACCGGGGCATGGCCTTGCACAAAATGATACGGCTCATCACCTTAGCCTTGGGCGGTGAGGCCTACTTGACGTTCATTGGGAATGAGTTCGGACACCCGGAGTGGGTGGATTTCCCGAGGGAGGGCAACAATTGGAGCTACCAGTACGCGCGCCGGCAATGGTCCTTAGTTGACAATGAAGAGCTCAAATACCGCCAGCTGTGGAAGTTTGAAAAAGACATGCTGTCTTTGGCCAAGAAAACTCAACTCTTGACCCAAGGCGCGGCCAACATGCTGCATCTGGACACTACCAACAACGTGTTGATTTTTGAGCGGGCAGGCTTGCTGTTCCTCTTCAACTTCCACACCAAAAACTCCATCCCTGACTATATCCTACCAGTGTACCAAGCCGGAAGCTATCAGATTGTTTTATCCTCAGACGCGCCCCAAACAGGAGGCCATGACCGCGTGGACACAACCATTTCCTATTTCACCAAGCCCACCAAATACGGCCCTAGGCTAAGCATTTACCTCCCCAACCGCACGGCTTTGGTATTGAAACAAGTAGACTAG
- a CDS encoding TIM-barrel domain-containing protein, producing the protein MDNSIQDHNYMLNELSAKREEFFPGTVQQVQQADHHIIFICDNRVALRLEVVTDSILRFRFATEGAFGRDFSYAVEPQRKPSPPSFEFKELTDHYRVTTQDLICTISKVGMRARMLDRSGILLNEDEKGFHWEEHKDYGGDIVKMSKVAKPHEFYYGLGDKANNMNLRGERFENWGADTYGYGKGSDPLYKNINFFMGLHNRNAYGVFFDNTFRSFFDFGRERKDVTSFWAQGGTMDYYFIYGPTLLEVVQKYTVMTGTPELPPLWSLGYHQCKWSYYPEKVVKDLAKGFRERQIPCDALYLDIDYMEGFRCFTWSKEHFPDPARLVKELKDDGFKTVVIIDPGIKIDPDYWVYQEGVENDYFCRRADGPLYKGTVWPGLCHFPDYTREDVREWWSGLFKGLISEVGVKGVWNDMNEPAVFEIGTFPNDVRHHFDGEPGSHRKAHNIYGMQMARATYEGVKRFSYPDRPFTITRSGYAGVQRYASVWTGDNIASWEHLWLANIQCQRLSISGISFVGSDIGGFIETPDGELYIRWLQLGVFHPFCRTHSSGDHGEQEPWSFGEPFTSLARKFIELRYQLLPYLYTTFWQYTTHGTPMLRPLALLDQNDPECYERMAEFCVGDHLLICPITQAGVDGRVMYLPQGQWYDFWTDKVLLGKQEFWATAPLDQIPMFVRAGAVIPFYPVQQFVGEKEIPELTLHVYYSATTCESVLYEDGGDGYGYEEGQYLEKTFQTATSLTTYFLTQHSKGKGESQHQTFRVIFHGMPAATATVLVDNEEIAFEASEDFATLTVVVPSSFQLLSLHTVISPE; encoded by the coding sequence ATGGACAATTCAATTCAGGACCATAATTACATGCTCAATGAGCTGAGCGCCAAGCGGGAAGAGTTTTTTCCGGGCACGGTGCAGCAAGTTCAGCAGGCAGACCATCATATCATATTCATCTGTGACAACCGCGTCGCGCTTCGGCTGGAAGTGGTCACAGACAGCATCCTCCGGTTTAGGTTTGCCACTGAGGGCGCGTTTGGACGGGATTTCTCCTACGCCGTGGAGCCGCAGCGCAAGCCTTCGCCTCCTTCCTTTGAATTCAAAGAACTGACAGACCATTACCGCGTCACCACCCAGGACCTTATCTGTACCATCTCTAAAGTGGGCATGCGCGCCAGAATGCTGGACCGCTCCGGCATTCTACTCAACGAAGATGAGAAAGGGTTCCATTGGGAAGAGCACAAAGATTACGGCGGCGACATTGTGAAGATGAGCAAGGTGGCCAAACCGCACGAGTTCTACTATGGCCTAGGCGACAAGGCCAACAACATGAACCTGCGGGGTGAGCGCTTTGAGAACTGGGGCGCCGACACCTACGGCTATGGCAAGGGCTCAGACCCTCTTTACAAGAACATCAACTTCTTCATGGGTTTGCACAACCGCAACGCCTACGGGGTCTTCTTTGACAACACATTCCGGTCGTTTTTTGACTTTGGGCGGGAGCGCAAGGACGTCACCAGCTTTTGGGCGCAGGGCGGCACCATGGACTATTACTTCATCTACGGTCCAACCCTGCTGGAAGTGGTGCAGAAGTACACGGTCATGACGGGCACCCCCGAACTGCCGCCACTTTGGTCTTTGGGTTATCACCAGTGCAAATGGAGCTATTATCCAGAGAAGGTGGTGAAAGACCTGGCCAAGGGTTTTAGAGAGCGCCAGATCCCTTGTGACGCCTTGTATTTGGACATTGACTACATGGAGGGCTTTAGGTGCTTTACCTGGAGCAAAGAGCATTTCCCAGACCCGGCGCGCTTGGTCAAAGAACTGAAAGACGACGGCTTTAAAACGGTGGTGATCATTGACCCCGGCATTAAGATTGATCCAGATTATTGGGTGTACCAAGAAGGCGTGGAGAATGATTACTTCTGCCGCCGCGCTGATGGGCCATTATACAAAGGAACCGTATGGCCGGGCTTGTGCCACTTCCCTGACTATACTCGGGAGGATGTGCGTGAGTGGTGGTCTGGCTTGTTTAAAGGATTGATTTCTGAGGTAGGCGTGAAAGGCGTCTGGAACGACATGAACGAGCCGGCCGTATTTGAGATTGGCACCTTCCCGAACGATGTGCGCCACCATTTCGACGGCGAGCCGGGTAGTCATCGTAAGGCCCACAACATCTACGGCATGCAGATGGCACGTGCCACGTATGAAGGCGTCAAGCGCTTTTCCTACCCAGACCGTCCGTTTACCATAACCCGCTCAGGCTATGCCGGCGTGCAGCGCTACGCCTCGGTTTGGACCGGTGACAACATCGCTTCTTGGGAGCATTTGTGGCTAGCCAACATCCAATGCCAGCGCTTGAGCATCTCTGGTATATCGTTTGTAGGTTCAGACATTGGTGGTTTTATTGAGACGCCAGACGGTGAACTCTACATCAGGTGGTTGCAGCTGGGCGTCTTCCATCCGTTTTGCCGCACGCACTCTTCCGGGGACCACGGCGAGCAAGAGCCTTGGTCGTTTGGCGAGCCGTTCACCAGCCTGGCCCGCAAGTTCATAGAACTGCGGTACCAACTGTTGCCGTATCTCTATACTACGTTCTGGCAATACACGACCCATGGCACGCCCATGCTACGGCCGCTGGCTTTACTGGACCAGAATGACCCTGAGTGCTATGAGCGCATGGCCGAATTCTGCGTGGGAGACCATCTGCTCATCTGCCCTATCACCCAAGCCGGGGTAGACGGCCGCGTCATGTACCTGCCGCAGGGCCAATGGTATGACTTCTGGACGGACAAGGTATTGCTGGGCAAGCAGGAATTCTGGGCTACTGCCCCATTAGACCAAATCCCTATGTTTGTACGGGCCGGCGCGGTCATTCCATTTTACCCAGTGCAGCAGTTTGTAGGCGAAAAAGAAATCCCTGAGCTTACCTTGCACGTGTACTACAGCGCTACTACTTGTGAGAGTGTCTTGTATGAAGACGGCGGGGATGGCTACGGCTACGAAGAAGGACAGTATTTGGAGAAAACCTTCCAAACGGCCACCTCTTTAACCACGTATTTTTTAACGCAGCACAGCAAGGGCAAAGGCGAATCTCAACATCAAACGTTCCGTGTTATCTTCCATGGAATGCCGGCGGCCACTGCTACCGTACTGGTGGACAATGAGGAAATAGCGTTTGAAGCTTCTGAGGATTTTGCCACCTTAACCGTGGTAGTCCCAAGTTCCTTCCAGTTGCTAAGCCTGCATACGGTTATTTCCCCAGAGTAA
- a CDS encoding MFS transporter — protein sequence MEQHSSKSYSSALYTLAMVFFFWGFLAASNGVFIPFCKSHFNLSQFQSQLIDSAFYGAYFIGSLLLYLYSTSVGYDFLNKIGYKKGIIYGLLVSVVGALVMIPAVNTGEYLFILLAFFVIALGFSLQQTAANPFAVALGDPATGSHRLSLVGGINSLGTTIGPIIITLVLFGTVAATQEQTETAPISSINTLYLILAGVFVLVAGIFAARKMPRVTSDEEPERSGKATISLLAITGSIIVLAVIGNFLPESESGTSTMVLLILALVSVILILVLSNLAAQKNSEGWGAMKYPQLTLGMIAIFVYVGVEVTIQSNLGALLRTPEFGGYNESQISHYISLYWGSLMIGRWMSAVTVFNVSRNAKLVLSILVPYIAFAVVLFVNYISGNDVSDLYIYAICIAIMIAANFWAKGKPAKLLMGLGLLGVVAMLVGLFTTGTLGLFAFISGGLVCSIMWPSIFALSITGLGKYTSQGSSLLIMMILGGAIIPPLQGGIADFTDIHSSYWVAVLCFGYLTFFAWKVSDILKKQGHDIENLEAEGGH from the coding sequence ATGGAGCAACATTCAAGTAAAAGTTACAGTTCGGCGTTGTACACGCTGGCCATGGTGTTTTTTTTCTGGGGCTTTCTGGCCGCCTCCAACGGGGTGTTCATCCCCTTTTGTAAGTCTCATTTTAATTTAAGCCAGTTTCAGTCGCAGTTGATTGACTCTGCTTTTTATGGCGCCTACTTTATCGGCTCCCTCCTGCTCTACCTGTACTCTACCAGCGTAGGCTATGATTTCCTGAACAAGATTGGCTACAAAAAAGGCATCATTTACGGCTTGCTGGTTTCTGTGGTGGGTGCCTTGGTGATGATTCCGGCGGTGAACACCGGTGAATACCTGTTCATCTTGTTGGCTTTCTTCGTGATTGCCTTAGGATTCTCTTTACAACAGACCGCCGCCAACCCTTTTGCGGTGGCCTTGGGAGATCCAGCTACGGGCTCACACCGCCTGAGCTTGGTAGGTGGTATCAACTCTTTGGGTACTACCATTGGACCCATCATCATTACCTTAGTTTTGTTCGGGACAGTGGCAGCCACACAGGAACAAACTGAGACTGCCCCCATCAGCTCTATCAATACTCTTTACCTGATTCTAGCAGGTGTATTTGTGTTAGTTGCGGGCATCTTCGCGGCACGTAAAATGCCAAGAGTTACCTCAGATGAAGAGCCAGAGCGCAGCGGTAAGGCTACCATTTCTTTGCTGGCCATCACGGGCTCCATCATTGTCTTGGCTGTGATTGGAAACTTCTTACCTGAAAGCGAAAGCGGCACCTCTACCATGGTTCTATTGATCCTGGCCTTGGTAAGTGTGATTCTAATTTTAGTTCTGTCCAACCTGGCTGCCCAAAAGAACAGTGAAGGCTGGGGCGCTATGAAATACCCTCAACTCACCCTAGGCATGATTGCCATATTTGTGTACGTGGGCGTGGAAGTAACCATTCAGAGTAACTTGGGCGCCTTGCTGCGCACCCCAGAATTTGGGGGCTATAATGAATCACAAATATCGCATTACATCTCTTTGTACTGGGGAAGCTTAATGATTGGCCGTTGGATGAGCGCCGTGACTGTTTTCAATGTGAGCAGAAACGCAAAACTGGTATTGAGCATCCTGGTGCCGTACATAGCCTTTGCAGTGGTGCTGTTTGTGAATTATATCTCTGGCAATGATGTGAGCGACCTATACATCTACGCCATCTGTATTGCCATTATGATTGCGGCCAACTTCTGGGCCAAAGGCAAGCCAGCTAAGCTGTTGATGGGCTTAGGCTTACTAGGCGTGGTAGCCATGTTGGTGGGCTTGTTCACTACTGGCACTTTGGGCTTGTTTGCGTTTATAAGCGGTGGTTTGGTTTGCTCTATCATGTGGCCTAGCATCTTCGCTTTGAGCATTACAGGATTAGGCAAATACACCAGCCAAGGCTCATCCCTTCTAATCATGATGATCTTGGGTGGCGCGATTATTCCACCGTTGCAAGGCGGTATCGCTGACTTTACAGACATCCACTCTTCTTACTGGGTGGCGGTGTTGTGCTTCGGGTATTTGACGTTCTTTGCCTGGAAAGTGTCTGACATCCTGAAAAAGCAAGGCCATGACATTGAGAACTTAGAGGCTGAAGGCGGTCACTAA
- a CDS encoding alpha-amylase family glycosyl hydrolase — protein MKHTLRLLCLLWLALLAKSGQAQVVAWTPNFPTETDKVTIIFDATKGNRGLENVTTPIYAHTGVLVNNGTTWTHVKSGWEVGIEATRMVPLGNNKYQLVIDNPRAYYGVAANEEITALMFVFWSKTSTGTKEGKDTENKDIKVPIFKSGAINVTITQPAVGMNPYFVDQNQSIQVKGTASSSTALKLYVNDQKVSEATGTALEANVIAASAGYNKVKLTAENGGTVVAADSFGFVVRTATQVQAIPAGAKDGITYLSPTSVLLNLFAPNKTSVYAIGDFNNWQASTPMYKTPDGTRFWTRIDNLTPKQEYAYQYLVNESLKIADPYTEKVLDPNNDQYLESTTYPNLKAYPTGKTTGLTSVLQTDQTAYAWQVTNFTAPKKTDMVIYELLVRDFLANHNYQTLKDTLDYLSRLGINTIELMPINEFEGNLSWGYNSSFYFAPDKYYGSKDMLKRFIDEAHKRGMAVIIDMVLNHSFSQSPMVQLYYNSATGQTTPESPWFNPTPTHDYNVGHDFNHESLATKYFVDRVNEFWLKEYNIDGYRFDLSKGFTQKQTLGNVGLWGQYDQSRVDILKRMADHIWSVDPSAYVILEHLADNSEEKVLADYGMMLWGNLNHNYRQAAKGDMNNSNFDWISYKRRGWNSPHVVGYMESHDEERMMFDVLRNGLSSGSYSTKTLTNALKRMRLAAGFFFTIPGPKMIWQFGEVGYDISIDQNGRTGNKPILWEYYQDAERKKLYDVYAALIKLKVEQPAFESNDFTLDLGGTIKRIHIQDPSMNVAIVGNFGLTATTADAKFQYTGTWYDYMSGEALTVTNVNQGITLQPGEMRLYTSIRISNSGIITGVLEDKDALAKQLVAYPNPSFNGQVTLKYQLTTASEVSIQLYDQLGRLVNEQNLGRQAAGPKAIQQALTTPSGGRLAPGLYICKVITGATAQSVQIVVQ, from the coding sequence ATGAAACATACTTTACGATTGCTGTGCCTCTTATGGTTGGCTCTGCTGGCAAAAAGCGGCCAGGCGCAAGTAGTCGCCTGGACTCCAAACTTCCCCACCGAGACCGATAAGGTAACCATAATTTTTGACGCCACTAAAGGAAACCGCGGTCTGGAGAACGTGACCACACCCATCTACGCGCACACCGGGGTGCTGGTGAACAACGGCACCACTTGGACGCACGTGAAAAGCGGCTGGGAAGTGGGCATTGAAGCCACTAGAATGGTGCCTTTGGGCAATAACAAGTACCAACTGGTCATTGACAACCCGCGTGCTTACTACGGCGTGGCCGCCAACGAAGAAATCACCGCTTTGATGTTTGTCTTCTGGAGTAAAACCAGCACCGGCACCAAAGAAGGGAAGGACACCGAGAATAAGGACATCAAGGTGCCTATCTTTAAATCTGGGGCTATCAACGTGACCATTACGCAGCCAGCGGTGGGTATGAACCCTTACTTTGTGGATCAGAACCAGTCTATTCAGGTGAAGGGAACGGCCTCCAGCAGCACTGCGCTCAAGTTGTATGTGAACGACCAGAAGGTTTCTGAGGCTACTGGCACAGCCTTGGAGGCGAATGTGATAGCCGCCTCTGCGGGCTACAACAAAGTGAAACTGACGGCAGAAAATGGCGGTACGGTGGTAGCGGCAGACTCCTTCGGGTTTGTGGTGAGAACCGCCACCCAGGTACAGGCCATACCGGCTGGCGCCAAGGACGGCATCACCTATTTGAGCCCTACCAGCGTGTTGCTAAATTTATTTGCGCCCAACAAGACGAGTGTTTACGCCATCGGGGATTTTAACAACTGGCAGGCGAGCACGCCTATGTATAAGACCCCAGATGGTACCCGTTTCTGGACTCGTATTGACAATTTGACGCCAAAGCAGGAATACGCCTACCAATACCTGGTAAATGAGAGCTTGAAAATAGCGGATCCGTATACTGAGAAAGTGCTGGACCCCAACAATGACCAGTACCTGGAATCTACTACCTACCCTAACCTGAAAGCCTACCCAACGGGCAAGACCACAGGCCTGACCAGCGTGTTGCAAACCGATCAAACAGCCTATGCTTGGCAGGTAACCAACTTCACAGCGCCTAAAAAGACCGACATGGTCATCTATGAGCTATTGGTGCGGGATTTCCTGGCCAACCATAACTACCAGACACTCAAAGACACACTGGATTATTTGAGCCGCCTCGGCATTAACACCATTGAACTGATGCCCATCAATGAGTTTGAGGGCAACCTAAGCTGGGGCTATAACTCCAGTTTTTACTTCGCGCCTGATAAATATTACGGCTCCAAAGACATGCTCAAGCGCTTCATTGATGAGGCGCACAAAAGAGGCATGGCCGTCATCATTGACATGGTATTGAACCACTCGTTCAGTCAGTCGCCTATGGTGCAGTTATACTACAACAGCGCCACCGGTCAGACCACGCCAGAAAGCCCTTGGTTTAACCCCACGCCTACGCATGATTACAATGTAGGCCATGACTTCAACCATGAGAGCCTGGCCACCAAGTATTTTGTTGACCGCGTAAACGAGTTCTGGCTTAAGGAATATAACATTGACGGCTACCGCTTTGACTTGTCTAAAGGCTTCACGCAGAAACAGACACTGGGCAACGTAGGGCTTTGGGGCCAGTATGACCAGTCAAGGGTAGATATCCTGAAGCGCATGGCAGACCACATCTGGAGCGTAGACCCTTCTGCCTATGTCATCCTTGAGCACTTGGCAGACAACTCAGAGGAGAAAGTATTAGCCGACTACGGCATGATGCTGTGGGGCAACTTGAACCATAACTACCGCCAAGCCGCCAAAGGAGACATGAACAACTCCAACTTCGACTGGATCTCATACAAGCGCCGCGGTTGGAACAGTCCGCACGTAGTGGGATACATGGAAAGCCATGACGAGGAGCGCATGATGTTTGATGTGTTAAGAAACGGCTTAAGTTCTGGGTCTTATAGCACTAAAACCTTGACCAATGCCCTGAAGCGCATGCGTCTGGCGGCCGGTTTCTTCTTCACCATCCCGGGTCCTAAAATGATTTGGCAGTTTGGCGAGGTAGGCTATGACATTTCTATTGACCAGAACGGTAGAACCGGCAACAAGCCCATTCTTTGGGAATACTACCAGGACGCTGAGCGTAAGAAACTCTATGATGTGTATGCGGCCTTAATCAAATTAAAAGTAGAACAGCCGGCCTTTGAATCCAATGACTTCACTCTGGACTTAGGAGGAACCATCAAAAGAATCCATATCCAGGATCCTAGCATGAACGTGGCCATTGTGGGTAACTTCGGGCTGACGGCCACTACGGCAGACGCCAAGTTCCAGTATACCGGTACCTGGTATGATTACATGTCTGGAGAAGCGTTGACGGTGACCAACGTGAACCAAGGCATCACCTTACAGCCCGGCGAAATGCGCTTGTACACCTCTATAAGAATCTCGAACAGTGGCATTATCACGGGTGTGTTGGAAGACAAAGACGCCTTAGCGAAACAGCTAGTGGCATATCCAAACCCAAGCTTTAATGGTCAGGTAACGCTCAAATACCAATTAACTACAGCCTCTGAGGTGAGCATTCAGTTGTATGACCAATTAGGCAGGTTGGTGAATGAACAAAACTTAGGCCGCCAAGCAGCAGGACCGAAGGCCATTCAACAAGCCTTGACTACTCCAAGCGGCGGACGTCTGGCTCCAGGCCTGTACATCTGCAAAGTAATCACCGGCGCCACGGCGCAGTCTGTACAAATTGTAGTGCAGTAA